The following proteins come from a genomic window of Actinopolyspora saharensis:
- a CDS encoding NADP-dependent oxidoreductase, with protein sequence MKAMALTEFGEPDVLSQQELDDPLVGPDRVLVETRAAGVNPVDWKIRRGYLRGAFPHHTPLISGWDVSGVVRAVGPAVTQYKPGDEVVGYVREDHVQNGTYAELVSAPERTLAHKPSSVDFTRAAGLPLAGLTALQMLRSVDADSGDVVLVHAASGGVGHLAVQIARALGAERVIGTASERNHEFLRELGAEPVTYGPGLPERVAELLGGDGKIDAAVDLAGGTALTETPGMLRDSTRHASVEDPDTVLGQGGHYVFVRPDTGELNWLGGLIDRGELHVEVQRSFPLNEAARAHELLEEGHVRGKLVLTVE encoded by the coding sequence ATGAAGGCTATGGCGCTCACCGAATTCGGCGAACCCGACGTTCTTTCACAACAGGAGCTGGACGATCCGCTGGTCGGCCCCGACCGCGTGCTGGTGGAGACCAGGGCGGCCGGAGTCAACCCGGTGGACTGGAAAATCAGGCGCGGATACCTGCGCGGGGCGTTCCCGCACCACACCCCGTTGATCTCCGGCTGGGACGTCTCCGGGGTCGTGCGCGCTGTGGGGCCCGCGGTGACGCAGTACAAGCCGGGCGACGAGGTCGTCGGCTACGTGCGCGAGGACCACGTGCAGAACGGGACCTACGCCGAGCTGGTCTCCGCCCCGGAGCGCACTCTGGCGCACAAACCGAGCTCGGTCGATTTCACCCGGGCTGCCGGGCTGCCGCTGGCCGGGTTGACCGCGCTGCAGATGCTGCGGTCCGTGGATGCCGACTCCGGGGACGTGGTGCTGGTGCACGCTGCCTCGGGCGGCGTGGGGCACTTGGCCGTGCAGATCGCGCGGGCGCTGGGCGCCGAGCGGGTGATCGGCACCGCTTCGGAGCGCAATCACGAGTTCCTGCGCGAGCTGGGGGCGGAGCCGGTGACCTACGGTCCGGGTCTGCCGGAGCGGGTCGCCGAGCTTCTCGGTGGTGATGGCAAGATCGACGCCGCCGTGGACTTGGCCGGGGGCACGGCGTTGACCGAGACTCCGGGGATGCTGCGGGACAGCACGCGGCACGCCTCGGTCGAGGACCCGGACACGGTGCTGGGCCAGGGCGGTCACTACGTGTTCGTGCGTCCCGACACGGGCGAGCTGAACTGGCTGGGTGGGCTCATCGACCGCGGTGAGCTGCACGTCGAGGTGCAGCGGAGCTTCCCGCTGAACGAGGCCGCACGGGCCCACGAACTGCTCGAGGAAGGTCACGTGCGCGGAAAGCTGGTTCTCACGGTCGAGTGA
- the glnA gene encoding type I glutamate--ammonia ligase, giving the protein MFKNPDEVLRFISDEGVKFVDVRFCDLPGVMQHFTVPASAFDHDTFTEGLAFDGSSVRGFQSIHESDMLLLPDPYTARIDPFRIEKTLILNFFVHDPFTLEPYSRDPRNIARKAEQYLNESGIADTAFFASEAEFYIFDSVRYSEDANSSFHEVDSVEGWWNTGRAEDGGNKGYKTRYKGGYFPVPPYDHYADLRDEITSELIKAGFDVERAHHEVGTGGQAEINYKFNTMLHAADDLQLFKYIVKNTAWRNGKTVTFMPKPLFGDNGSGMHCHMSLWQNGAPMFHDESGYAGLSDTARYYIGGILHHAPSLLALTNPTVNSYHRLVPGFEAPVNLVYSQRNRSACMRIPITGTNPKAKRVEFRCPDPSGNPYLGFAAMLMAGLDGIRNKIEPAEPIDKDLYELPPEEAKNVPQVPSSLAEAVDNLEADHDYLLEGGVFTEDLLENFIALKRENEIDPLRLRPHPYEFALYYDV; this is encoded by the coding sequence GTGTTCAAGAATCCAGACGAGGTCCTACGCTTCATCTCCGACGAGGGTGTGAAGTTCGTCGACGTCCGGTTCTGCGACCTGCCGGGCGTCATGCAGCACTTCACCGTCCCCGCCTCGGCGTTCGACCACGACACCTTCACCGAGGGGTTGGCCTTCGACGGCTCTTCGGTGCGTGGTTTCCAGTCGATCCACGAATCGGACATGCTGTTGCTGCCCGACCCTTACACGGCCCGGATCGACCCGTTCCGCATCGAGAAGACGCTGATCCTCAACTTCTTCGTGCACGACCCGTTCACGTTGGAGCCCTACAGCCGTGACCCGCGCAACATCGCGCGCAAGGCGGAGCAGTACCTGAACGAGTCCGGAATCGCCGACACCGCGTTCTTCGCGTCCGAGGCGGAGTTCTACATCTTCGACTCGGTGCGCTACTCCGAGGACGCGAACTCCTCCTTCCACGAAGTGGATTCGGTCGAGGGGTGGTGGAACACCGGACGGGCCGAGGACGGCGGCAACAAGGGGTACAAGACCCGCTACAAGGGCGGCTACTTCCCCGTCCCGCCCTACGACCACTACGCCGACCTGCGCGACGAGATAACCAGCGAGCTCATCAAGGCCGGCTTCGACGTGGAACGCGCGCACCACGAGGTGGGCACCGGCGGCCAGGCCGAGATCAACTACAAGTTCAACACCATGCTGCACGCGGCCGACGACCTGCAGCTGTTCAAGTACATCGTCAAGAACACCGCGTGGCGCAACGGCAAGACCGTCACCTTCATGCCGAAGCCGCTGTTCGGCGACAACGGTTCGGGCATGCACTGCCACATGTCGCTGTGGCAGAACGGCGCCCCGATGTTCCACGACGAGTCCGGTTACGCGGGGCTGTCCGACACCGCCCGGTACTACATCGGCGGCATCCTGCATCACGCCCCGAGCCTGCTGGCGCTGACCAACCCGACGGTGAACTCCTACCACCGGCTGGTCCCCGGCTTCGAGGCCCCGGTCAACCTGGTGTACTCGCAGCGCAACCGCTCCGCCTGCATGCGGATCCCGATCACGGGCACCAACCCGAAGGCCAAGCGCGTCGAGTTCCGCTGCCCCGACCCCTCCGGCAACCCCTACCTCGGGTTCGCCGCGATGCTGATGGCGGGCCTGGACGGCATCCGCAACAAGATCGAGCCGGCCGAGCCGATCGACAAGGACCTCTACGAGCTTCCGCCGGAGGAAGCCAAGAACGTCCCGCAGGTTCCCTCCAGCCTCGCCGAGGCCGTGGACAACCTGGAGGCCGACCACGACTACCTGCTCGAGGGCGGCGTGTTCACCGAGGACCTCCTGGAGAACTTCATCGCGCTCAAGCGGGAGAACGAGATCGACCCGCTCCGGCTCCGTCCGCACCCGTACGAGTTCGCGCTCTACTACGACGTGTGA
- a CDS encoding RDD family protein, with product MLGLVGRVLGSWLSGPAAARESAEPQQSWRGERIGLPESGSGSAAPTGRRAVGFLLDIVLAALVAGLFTAPELPKNWSLLAWVLITFVPVAFFGFTPGMAVVGIWVARLDGSATVGIPRALLRCVLSAVIVPAVLWNLDGRSWHDRVSGTVVLRR from the coding sequence ATGCTGGGTCTCGTGGGTAGAGTACTCGGGTCCTGGTTGTCCGGCCCAGCGGCCGCGCGCGAGTCCGCCGAGCCGCAGCAGAGCTGGCGCGGCGAACGTATCGGCCTGCCGGAAAGCGGTTCCGGTTCCGCGGCCCCCACCGGGCGACGTGCGGTGGGGTTCCTGCTGGACATCGTGCTGGCGGCCTTGGTGGCCGGATTGTTCACCGCGCCTGAGCTCCCGAAGAACTGGAGCCTGCTCGCGTGGGTGCTGATCACCTTCGTCCCGGTCGCCTTCTTCGGGTTCACCCCGGGGATGGCCGTGGTCGGGATATGGGTGGCGCGGCTCGACGGTTCGGCGACCGTGGGGATCCCCAGGGCGCTGTTGCGCTGCGTTCTGAGCGCGGTGATCGTCCCAGCGGTGCTGTGGAACCTGGACGGCAGGTCCTGGCACGACCGGGTGAGCGGAACTGTCGTGCTGCGCCGTTGA
- a CDS encoding DUF4191 domain-containing protein, translated as MAKQDRAAKKEAAKQKRQASSARRKQLFEAFKMQRREDRLLVPLMLAVLLGTAVVAFLLGLVWGLQWFFLPVGVVLGALGAVIIFGRRVQANVYKKASGQPGAAGWALENMRGKWQLAQGVAGTSQLDAVHRVIGKPGVVLVGEGSPNRVKNLMSQEKKRISRLVGDTPIYEFIVGDEQDQVPLSKLQSKIMKLPRNINAGQIDSLDKRLEAIGNRGTAAPKGPAPQGAKMRNMQRATRRK; from the coding sequence ATGGCCAAGCAGGACCGGGCCGCCAAGAAAGAAGCGGCCAAGCAGAAGCGGCAGGCGTCGAGCGCCCGCCGCAAACAGCTGTTCGAGGCGTTCAAGATGCAACGCCGGGAGGATCGGCTGCTCGTACCGCTGATGCTCGCGGTGCTGCTCGGCACGGCCGTAGTGGCGTTCCTACTCGGCCTCGTCTGGGGACTGCAGTGGTTCTTCCTCCCCGTGGGCGTCGTCCTCGGTGCGCTGGGAGCGGTCATCATCTTCGGCAGGCGCGTGCAGGCCAACGTCTACAAGAAGGCCAGCGGGCAGCCCGGCGCGGCGGGCTGGGCCCTGGAGAACATGCGGGGCAAGTGGCAGCTGGCCCAGGGAGTGGCCGGGACCAGTCAGCTCGACGCGGTGCACCGGGTCATCGGCAAGCCGGGGGTCGTGCTGGTCGGCGAGGGCTCCCCGAACCGGGTCAAGAACCTCATGAGCCAGGAGAAGAAGCGCATCTCCCGGCTGGTGGGCGACACCCCCATCTACGAGTTCATCGTCGGGGACGAGCAGGACCAGGTCCCGCTGAGCAAGCTCCAGTCCAAGATCATGAAGCTGCCGCGCAACATCAACGCGGGCCAGATCGACTCCCTGGACAAGCGCCTCGAAGCCATCGGGAACAGGGGGACGGCCGCGCCCAAGGGCCCCGCTCCGCAGGGCGCCAAGATGCGCAACATGCAACGCGCCACCCGCAGGAAGTAG
- the lipA gene encoding lipoyl synthase — MTVAPEGRKLLRLEARNSQTPIEKKPSWIKTRARMGPEYQELKGLVQREGLNTVCEEAGCPNIFECWEDREATFLIGGDQCTRRCDFCQIDTGKPAALDTSEPRKVAESVQAMGLRYSTVTGVARDDLEDGGAWLYAETVRQIHDLNPGTGVELLIPDFNAEPEQLAEVFGSRPEVLAHNIETVPSVFKRMRPAFRYDRSLKVLTLAREAGLVTKSNLILGMGETPEEVEPTLRDLHEAGCDIITITQYLRPSPRHHPVDRWVKPEEFVEHTKAAERIGFPGVMAGPLVRSSYRAGRLYAKATEHRGMPLPENLAHLAKAGTAAQEASNLLSR, encoded by the coding sequence GTGACTGTGGCGCCGGAGGGGCGGAAGTTGTTGCGGCTGGAAGCCCGCAACAGCCAAACGCCGATCGAGAAGAAGCCGTCCTGGATCAAGACGCGTGCCCGCATGGGTCCGGAGTACCAGGAGCTCAAGGGACTGGTACAGCGCGAGGGCCTCAACACCGTCTGCGAGGAGGCGGGCTGCCCCAACATCTTCGAGTGCTGGGAGGACAGGGAAGCCACCTTCCTCATCGGCGGGGACCAGTGCACCCGCCGCTGTGACTTCTGCCAGATCGACACGGGCAAACCCGCCGCGCTGGACACCAGCGAGCCGCGGAAGGTCGCGGAGTCGGTGCAGGCGATGGGCCTGCGCTACTCGACCGTGACCGGTGTGGCCCGTGACGACCTGGAGGACGGCGGGGCCTGGCTGTACGCGGAGACGGTGCGTCAGATCCACGATCTGAACCCCGGAACCGGTGTCGAGCTGCTCATCCCGGACTTCAACGCCGAACCCGAACAGCTCGCCGAGGTCTTCGGATCGCGTCCGGAGGTGCTCGCGCACAACATCGAGACGGTTCCGAGCGTGTTCAAGCGGATGCGACCCGCCTTCCGCTACGACCGCTCGCTCAAGGTGCTCACGCTCGCCCGCGAGGCCGGGTTGGTCACCAAGTCCAACCTGATCCTCGGGATGGGCGAGACCCCGGAGGAGGTCGAACCCACGCTCCGCGACCTGCACGAGGCGGGCTGCGACATCATCACCATCACGCAGTACCTGCGTCCCAGCCCGCGGCACCACCCGGTGGACCGCTGGGTCAAGCCCGAGGAGTTCGTGGAGCACACCAAGGCGGCGGAGCGGATCGGGTTCCCCGGGGTCATGGCGGGCCCGCTGGTGCGGTCCAGCTACCGCGCCGGGAGGCTGTACGCCAAGGCCACCGAGCACCGCGGCATGCCGCTTCCGGAGAACCTGGCGCACCTGGCCAAGGCCGGAACGGCGGCCCAGGAGGCCAGCAACCTGCTGTCCCGCTGA
- a CDS encoding oxidoreductase, with protein sequence MTKWDESAIPDQTGRTVLITGANSGLGLHSARVLAERGARVLLGCRDSERGTTALREVAATAATPPELIRLDLAELNSVRDAAPAVRERTGDRLDLLMNNAGVMATPHRSTADGHELQFGTNHLGHAALTWLLMPALRGSASARVVTLTSLAHHGGGLDTTDPNFRRRRYTPMRAYSQSKLANLLFTRELDSRLRAAEANVIGVSAHPGTTATELLPNSTRQRGLPGPVDKVLRSVTGAINQRVEIGALPQLYAATAPGVSGDDFFGPSRVAETRGFPKRARKSPAAEDDATAKRLWEVTAELTGVEPPR encoded by the coding sequence ATGACCAAGTGGGACGAAAGCGCCATCCCGGACCAGACCGGCAGGACGGTCCTGATCACCGGGGCGAATTCCGGCCTGGGGCTGCACAGCGCCCGCGTCCTCGCCGAGCGCGGCGCGCGGGTGCTGCTCGGCTGCCGGGACTCCGAACGGGGGACGACCGCGTTGCGCGAGGTCGCGGCCACGGCCGCGACACCTCCCGAACTGATCCGGCTCGACCTGGCCGAGCTGAACTCGGTCCGCGACGCCGCCCCCGCCGTCAGGGAGCGCACCGGCGACCGGCTGGACCTGCTGATGAACAACGCCGGAGTCATGGCGACCCCGCACCGGAGCACCGCGGACGGCCACGAGCTGCAGTTCGGGACCAACCACCTCGGCCACGCCGCGCTGACCTGGTTGTTGATGCCCGCCCTGCGCGGTTCGGCGAGCGCGCGAGTGGTGACCCTGACCAGTCTCGCCCACCACGGCGGCGGGCTCGACACCACGGACCCGAACTTCCGGCGCCGCCGCTACACCCCGATGCGGGCCTACTCGCAGTCCAAGCTGGCCAACCTGCTGTTCACCCGCGAGCTGGACAGCAGGCTCCGCGCGGCGGAAGCCAACGTGATCGGCGTCTCCGCGCACCCGGGAACGACCGCGACCGAGCTGCTCCCCAACTCCACCCGGCAGCGCGGGCTGCCCGGCCCCGTGGACAAGGTGCTCCGCTCGGTCACCGGCGCGATCAACCAGCGGGTGGAGATCGGCGCCCTTCCCCAGCTCTACGCGGCCACCGCCCCCGGGGTTTCCGGTGACGACTTCTTCGGCCCCTCCCGGGTGGCCGAGACCCGCGGGTTCCCCAAACGGGCCAGGAAGAGCCCCGCCGCCGAGGACGACGCGACCGCGAAGCGCCTCTGGGAGGTCACCGCCGAGCTGACCGGTGTGGAACCACCCCGCTAG